One genomic region from Pseudochaenichthys georgianus chromosome 15, fPseGeo1.2, whole genome shotgun sequence encodes:
- the hif1an gene encoding hypoxia-inducible factor 1-alpha inhibitor produces the protein MAAVSVAEADPATSEGGVAFTGVQSRGWDESQLRKYSFQTKPIPRLSHADPRAEILINNEEPVVLTDTNLVYPALKWDIDYLQENIGNGDFSVYTAHNHKFLYYDEKKMANFKNFVPKSERMEMKFSEFVEKMHKTEEMGGEERVYLQQTLNDTVGKKIVVDFLGFNWNWINKQQAKRNWGQLTSNLLLIGMEGNVTPAHYDEQQNFFAQIKGQKRCILFPPDQFECLYPYPVHHPCDRQSQVDFDKPDFERFPNFTNVVGYETIVGPGDVLYIPMYWWHHIESLLNGGVTITVNFWYKGASTPKRIEYPLRAHQKVAIMRNIEKMLGEALGDTQEVGPLLKTMINGRYDQDHS, from the exons ATGGCAGCGGTGTCCGTCGCGGAGGCTGATCCGGCGACCAGTGAAGGCGGAGTGGCTTTCACTGGCGTCCAGAGCCGGGGCTGGGATGAGTCTCAGCTCCGAAAATACTCTTTCCAAACCAAGCCCATCCCCAGACTGTCTCATGCAGACCCCAGAGCAGAGATCCTAATAAACAACGAG gAGCCAGTGGTTTTAACAGACACAAACCTTGTCTATCCAGCACTCAAATGGGACATTGACTATCTCCAGGAGAACATTGGAAATGGAGACTTCTCTGTTTACACTGCACACAACCATAAATTCCTCTACTATGATGAAAAAAAAATGGCTAACTTTAAGAACTTTGTCCCCAAGTCAGAACGGATGGAAATGAAATTCTCGGAATTTGTAGAAAAAATGCACAAAACTGAGGAAatgggaggagaggagag GGTTTATCTGCAACAGACCCTGAATGACACAGTCGGGAAGAAGATAGTTGTTGACTTCCTTGGTTTCAACTGGAACTGGATCAACAAGCAGCAAGCCAAGAGAAACTGGGGACAGCTGACATCAAACCTGTTGCTCATAGGCATGGAGG GCAACGTGACACCAGCGCATTACGATGAGCAGCAGAACTTCTTCGCACAGATCAAAGGCCAGAAGAGATGCATCCTCTTCCCTCCAGACCAGTTTGAGTGTCTCTACCCGTACCCTGTGCACCACCCCTGTGACCGGCAGAGCCAA GTTGATTTTGATAAGCCCGATTTTGAGAGGTTTCCAAATTTTACAAATGTTGTTGGCTATGAGACTATTGTGGGCCCCGGAGATGTGCTCTACATCCCGATGTATTG GTGGCATCATATTGAATCCCTGTTGAACGGTGGGGTGACGATCACTGTAAACTTCTGGTACAAA GGTGCCTCCACACCAAAGAGGATAGAGTACCCGCTGCGAGCTCATCAGAAGGTGGCCATCATGAGAAATATTGAGAAAATGCTGGGAGAAGCACTTGGAGACACACAAGAG GTCGGACCTTTACTGAAAACGATGATCAACGGGCGATATGACCAGGATCACAGTTAG
- the cuedc2 gene encoding CUE domain-containing protein 2 has translation MELHKIIHSVMYEFIQAYIPDADLSTLDDVLLFYITGVLEDLGSEQSVEENLDVEDFAEMLEAYIPGFAEIDSVKVCEMMFNLASKLATARTSEIVELKARTKEISLKPPTLPSEPPPAETQCLKTQTEGATAKQPVSKWESQEQHLLEMFPKCSLSDARSALCIAKGDIEEAVRLIIEGDVQLSQTPLNVNPGKSISSVPDQKLKESILEKYMLVDRDEDKKTHRPLPPKEAPKKLVRYHGNQVVTTKGERYQLVKKDDEEDMKKTYVNLKPARKYRFH, from the exons ATGGAACTCCACAAAATCATCCACAGTGTGATGTACGAATTTATTCAGGCTTACATTCCTGACGCAGATCTCAG CACACTGGATGATGTTCTTCTGTTTTACATCACTGGAGTCCTGGAGGATCTGGGCTCCGAGCAGAGTGTCGAGGAGAACTTAGACGTGGAGGACTTTGCAGAAATGCTAGAAGCTTACATACCTGGCTTTGCTGAAATTGACAG TGTCAAGGTCTGTGAAATGATGTTCAATCTAGCTTCAAAACTGGCAACTGCTCGGACCTCAG AAATTGTTGAGCTTAAGGCAAGGACAAAAGAGATTTCCTTGAAACCCCCCACCCTGCCCAGTGAACCTCCACCAGCGGAAACGCAGTGCCTTAAAACACAGACAGAGGGCGCCACTGCCAAG CAACCAGTGTCTAAGTGGGAGTCCCAGGAGCAGCATCTGTTGGAAATGTTTCCAAAGTGCAGTCTGTCCGATGCTCGCAGCGCCCTGTGTATTGCCAAAGGAGACATCGAGGAAGCTGTGCGCCTTATCATAGAGGGCGACGTCCAACTCAGCCAAACTCCTCTTAAC GTAAACCCCGGGAAGAGTATTTCCTCAGTGCCAGACCAAAAACTTAAAGAGAGCATCCTTGAGAA GTACATGTTGGTTGACAGGGATGaagataaaaaaacacacagGCCTTTGCCCCCTAAAGAG GCTCCGAAGAAGCTAGTTCGGTACCACGGTAACCAGGTGGTAACCACAAAAGGAGAGCGCTATCAGCTGGTGAAGAAAGATGACGAAGAGGACATGAAGAAGACGTATGTCAACCTGAAGCCTGCACGAAAGTACAGATTCCATTGA